In Deltaproteobacteria bacterium, a single genomic region encodes these proteins:
- a CDS encoding tyrosine-type recombinase/integrase, which produces MPKYRRGSGSVYLRRKTYWVAYYDPRTGKQVCESAKTKDKAEARRILAARMGQIAEGRYLGPVADRVTFEELVGMIMDDYRVNEKKSLPDVERRIRCHIRPFFGHKKAQEITTADVKAYCAKRQEEGAKNASINRELAALRRMFNLGLQAEKILKKPYIRALEENNVRQGFFEPWEFVAVLVKLPDCLRPLFTFAYQTGWRVKHEVLGLEWSQVDLDTGTARLEVGTTKNKGGRLIYLTRDLQALLLNQWQEHQTHYPDCPYVFHDHGQRIVNYYKRWHSACREAGLSGKIPHDFRRTAVRNMVRAGIPERVAMQMTGHKTRSVFDRYHIVSDGDLREAAKRLENALPFQTTTNLTTLPLLREEHPLASH; this is translated from the coding sequence ATGCCCAAATATCGCAGAGGATCTGGAAGCGTATATTTGAGGAGGAAAACCTATTGGGTTGCCTACTATGATCCACGAACCGGCAAGCAAGTCTGTGAATCAGCGAAGACGAAGGACAAGGCCGAAGCACGACGGATCTTAGCGGCGAGGATGGGACAGATAGCCGAAGGTCGCTATCTTGGCCCGGTTGCTGATCGCGTTACTTTTGAGGAGCTAGTGGGGATGATCATGGACGACTATCGGGTCAATGAGAAAAAGTCTCTTCCTGACGTAGAAAGGCGCATTCGGTGCCATATTCGTCCGTTTTTTGGTCATAAGAAGGCTCAGGAGATCACCACAGCCGATGTAAAAGCCTACTGTGCCAAAAGACAAGAGGAGGGAGCAAAGAACGCGAGCATTAATCGGGAACTGGCAGCACTAAGGCGGATGTTTAACCTTGGGCTTCAAGCCGAGAAGATTCTCAAGAAACCCTACATCCGTGCCCTGGAAGAAAATAACGTTAGGCAAGGGTTCTTTGAGCCATGGGAGTTTGTCGCTGTCCTCGTGAAACTCCCGGATTGTCTTCGACCCCTGTTTACCTTTGCCTACCAGACTGGCTGGCGTGTCAAGCACGAAGTACTAGGTCTCGAATGGTCGCAAGTAGACCTGGACACAGGAACCGCGCGTCTTGAAGTCGGTACGACCAAGAATAAAGGCGGACGCTTAATCTATCTGACCCGAGACCTTCAGGCCCTGCTTCTGAACCAGTGGCAAGAACACCAGACTCACTATCCCGATTGTCCTTATGTCTTTCATGATCATGGACAGCGAATTGTAAATTACTACAAGCGCTGGCATTCCGCTTGCCGAGAGGCCGGACTCTCAGGTAAGATCCCGCACGACTTCAGACGAACGGCTGTCCGCAATATGGTGAGAGCTGGAATCCCTGAACGAGTTGCTATGCAAATGACCGGACATAAAACCAGAAGCGTGTTCGACCGCTACCATATTGTCTCCGATGGAGATTTACGGGAGGCAGCCAAACGTTTGGAGAATGCCCTACCCTTCCAAACAACTACAAATTTAACTACACTACCTCTCTTAAGAGAAGAACACCCTCTCGCAAGTCATTGA
- a CDS encoding type II toxin-antitoxin system HicB family antitoxin, translating into MKRTFTIMVERDLESGWLVGEVVELAGCYTQAPDLSTLETNIREAIRAYWQTTTVEEPLPDFVGTWRVEVAA; encoded by the coding sequence ATGAAACGAACTTTCACCATTATGGTCGAACGCGACCTTGAGAGCGGATGGTTAGTGGGTGAAGTGGTGGAACTGGCCGGTTGTTACACCCAAGCGCCTGACTTGTCCACGCTGGAAACCAACATCCGGGAAGCCATTCGTGCGTATTGGCAGACCACGACAGTAGAAGAACCGTTGCCGGATTTTGTGGGCACATGGCGAGTCGAGGTGGCGGCGTGA
- a CDS encoding type II toxin-antitoxin system HicA family toxin codes for MSRLRLVPYRDLRKVAEAAGFRWVRCDGSHNTFRTALGKIVVIPDHGAQVIVRPLLRKIF; via the coding sequence GTGAGTCGGCTCCGCCTTGTGCCCTATCGAGACTTGCGCAAGGTGGCTGAAGCTGCCGGCTTTCGGTGGGTGCGATGCGACGGCAGCCATAATACTTTTCGCACCGCTCTGGGAAAGATTGTGGTCATTCCTGACCATGGCGCACAGGTGATCGTCAGGCCGCTCTTGCGGAAGATCTTCTGA
- a CDS encoding methyltransferase domain-containing protein, with translation MTQTTATASLSSPVIRPPTRFLLEQTRLLPRGKALDVAAGTGRNTLFLAEAGFAVHAVDRDRDALKTLSSVARERGLSTITVEELDLESPENPILPALLFPAAAYDVVVVFFYLFRPLFPALLHTLKPGGTLLYETFLAENYLRYQRPRHREFCLEPGELPDLAQGLEILHYDESERPGKDGGPVTFTARLLARKPESAKGDHGKK, from the coding sequence ATGACTCAGACGACCGCAACTGCTTCTCTCTCGTCTCCCGTTATCCGCCCACCCACCCGCTTTCTCCTGGAGCAAACGCGCCTCTTGCCGCGCGGCAAGGCGCTGGACGTGGCGGCTGGGACTGGACGAAACACGCTTTTCCTCGCCGAAGCTGGGTTCGCTGTGCATGCGGTGGACCGGGACCGAGACGCGCTCAAGACACTCTCGTCGGTCGCGCGTGAGCGAGGACTCTCGACGATTACAGTGGAAGAGCTGGACTTGGAGTCGCCCGAGAATCCCATCTTGCCGGCCTTGCTGTTTCCTGCCGCTGCCTACGATGTCGTCGTGGTCTTTTTCTATCTGTTCCGTCCCCTCTTCCCCGCGTTGCTCCACACACTGAAACCTGGGGGTACGCTGCTCTACGAGACGTTTCTGGCTGAGAACTATCTGCGTTACCAACGTCCCCGGCATCGGGAATTTTGCCTGGAGCCTGGGGAACTCCCTGATCTCGCACAAGGGCTTGAGATCCTCCACTACGACGAAAGCGAGCGCCCCGGGAAAGACGGCGGGCCGGTCACCTTCACCGCGCGGCTGCTGGCGCGGAAGCCTGAGTCCGCCAAAGGCGATCACGGCAAAAAGTAA
- the cax gene encoding calcium/proton exchanger, which translates to MQIGNRQIDVLLLFLAFVPIAVTLEVLHADPVWIFSASALAIIPLAGLMGKATEHLSEHLGAGIGGLLNASFGNAAELIIAFIALRAGLLDVVKASITGSIIGNVLLVLGLSLVTGGLKYEQQKFNRVAAGLGATLLALSAVGLVVPAIFHLVVQGHTNAHEQELSLEIAVVLFITYILSLIFTLRTHKHLYVGAASRAADEALGVQTWSQGKAVAVLLVATTFVALMSEFLVGAVEHTAHAFGMTDVFVGVILVAIIGNAAEHSTAVLMAMKNQMDLAMNIAIGSSIQIALFVAPVLVFAGYFVGQPMNLLFTTFEVVAVAISVGVVSLISMDGESNWMEGVQLLAVYLILAMAFYFLP; encoded by the coding sequence ATGCAGATAGGAAACCGGCAGATTGATGTCTTGTTGTTGTTTTTAGCCTTCGTTCCCATTGCAGTGACGCTTGAAGTCCTGCATGCCGACCCAGTGTGGATCTTCAGCGCCTCAGCCTTGGCGATCATTCCGCTTGCCGGGCTCATGGGCAAAGCCACGGAACACCTCTCCGAACATTTGGGAGCTGGAATCGGCGGGCTGCTTAATGCCTCGTTCGGCAATGCCGCCGAACTCATCATCGCCTTCATAGCCTTACGCGCTGGGCTCCTTGACGTGGTGAAAGCCTCCATCACCGGCTCGATCATCGGCAACGTCCTGCTCGTGCTGGGGCTGAGTCTCGTGACCGGCGGGTTGAAGTACGAACAGCAGAAGTTCAATCGCGTCGCTGCCGGGCTCGGGGCAACGCTTTTAGCCTTGAGCGCCGTCGGCCTAGTTGTCCCCGCGATCTTCCATCTCGTCGTACAGGGTCATACGAATGCGCACGAGCAAGAACTCAGCCTCGAAATCGCTGTCGTGCTCTTCATCACCTACATTCTCAGCCTGATTTTCACTCTCCGTACTCACAAGCACCTCTATGTGGGCGCAGCCTCGCGCGCGGCGGACGAGGCGCTCGGGGTGCAGACATGGAGTCAAGGCAAGGCGGTCGCAGTCTTACTCGTCGCGACCACGTTCGTCGCCTTAATGAGCGAATTTTTGGTCGGCGCGGTGGAGCATACCGCCCATGCCTTCGGCATGACCGACGTGTTTGTCGGTGTCATTCTGGTGGCGATTATCGGCAACGCGGCGGAACATAGCACGGCGGTGTTGATGGCGATGAAGAACCAGATGGACCTGGCGATGAATATCGCCATCGGTTCCAGCATCCAGATCGCCCTGTTCGTTGCGCCTGTACTTGTGTTCGCTGGATATTTCGTTGGCCAACCGATGAACCTCTTGTTTACCACCTTTGAAGTGGTGGCGGTCGCAATCTCGGTCGGGGTCGTCAGCCTCATCTCCATGGATGGGGAATCGAACTGGATGGAAGGCGTGCAGTTGTTGGCAGTCTATCTTATCCTAGCGATGGCGTTTTACTTTTTGCCGTGA
- the tcuA gene encoding FAD-dependent tricarballylate dehydrogenase TcuA, whose protein sequence is MSTFAENNFDVIVVGAGNAAFAAALTAQKNGARVLVLEKASQKLRGGNTRFSGGLFRCTYQGLDDLIQIVRENDNPETVALDPYPAAAYRRDLERVTGGRADPELSAVLIDRSYATVQWMADLGIPWEFNRAVGAVTVPGSARVKLATGGALRVKGEGVVLSSMWFRIAEDAEVTIRYETHAQRLIADQTGRISAVEVRGPEGVQVLQCRAVVLASGGFQANPEMRTAYLGPQWSLVKVRGTRFNTGEMTRAALAAGAQSYGEWSGCHATPIDADAPTYGELRLTDKTNRLSYPFSVMVNLDGERFTDEGADFNLYTYAKMGREILQQRSAVVFQIFDQKTVPFLETRYNTGTPVVADTLPALMDGIAERYRALGFRKETALDTVEAYNAAVQEGIFNPDILDGKHTTGLRPEKTNWATRLDQPPFVAYPATVGITFTFGGIRINTEAEVVDYLERPIPGLFATGEMTGGFFYLNYPGGAGLMRGAVFGRIAGTNAARFAASFPR, encoded by the coding sequence GTGTCAACATTCGCAGAAAACAACTTTGATGTGATCGTCGTAGGCGCGGGGAATGCCGCTTTTGCCGCCGCGCTGACCGCACAGAAAAATGGTGCGCGCGTGCTCGTCCTGGAAAAAGCCTCGCAGAAACTGCGCGGCGGGAACACCCGCTTCTCTGGCGGCTTGTTCCGGTGCACGTATCAGGGCCTCGATGACTTGATTCAGATCGTGCGCGAGAATGACAACCCGGAGACCGTTGCACTCGATCCCTATCCTGCTGCTGCGTACCGAAGAGACTTAGAGCGCGTGACGGGCGGGCGCGCCGATCCGGAACTCAGCGCGGTGTTGATCGACCGCTCCTACGCGACCGTGCAATGGATGGCCGACCTCGGGATTCCGTGGGAATTCAATCGCGCGGTGGGAGCAGTGACTGTGCCCGGCTCCGCCCGCGTCAAACTTGCGACTGGCGGTGCCTTGCGCGTCAAAGGCGAGGGGGTGGTGCTGTCGAGTATGTGGTTTCGCATCGCCGAGGACGCCGAAGTGACGATCCGCTATGAAACTCACGCACAGCGTCTGATTGCTGACCAGACCGGACGAATCTCCGCCGTCGAAGTGCGGGGGCCGGAGGGAGTACAGGTCCTCCAGTGTCGCGCGGTTGTGCTTGCCAGCGGTGGATTCCAGGCGAATCCGGAAATGCGCACTGCCTATCTTGGCCCTCAGTGGAGCTTGGTAAAAGTGCGCGGGACGCGGTTCAACACTGGTGAAATGACGCGCGCCGCGCTTGCCGCCGGTGCCCAAAGCTACGGCGAATGGTCCGGCTGTCACGCCACGCCCATCGATGCCGACGCGCCGACCTATGGCGAGCTGCGTCTAACCGATAAAACCAACCGGCTCTCCTATCCCTTCTCGGTCATGGTCAACCTCGACGGTGAGCGTTTCACCGATGAAGGCGCGGATTTTAACCTGTACACCTATGCCAAGATGGGGCGTGAAATTTTGCAGCAACGCAGCGCCGTGGTGTTCCAGATCTTCGACCAGAAGACCGTTCCCTTCCTAGAGACGCGCTACAACACCGGCACGCCAGTAGTGGCCGACACACTTCCGGCGTTGATGGACGGTATTGCCGAACGCTATCGTGCGCTCGGTTTTCGGAAAGAGACCGCACTCGACACCGTGGAAGCCTACAACGCCGCTGTACAAGAGGGGATCTTCAACCCTGATATTTTGGACGGGAAACACACGACCGGGTTGCGACCGGAGAAAACCAATTGGGCGACCCGCCTCGACCAGCCACCGTTCGTCGCCTACCCCGCGACAGTGGGCATTACCTTCACATTCGGTGGCATCCGTATCAACACTGAGGCCGAAGTCGTCGATTACTTAGAGCGGCCCATTCCCGGCCTGTTCGCTACAGGCGAGATGACTGGCGGTTTCTTTTATCTGAACTACCCTGGCGGTGCCGGACTCATGCGTGGCGCGGTGTTCGGACGGATTGCGGGAACGAATGCGGCGAGGTTTGCCGCCTCGTTTCCCCGCTAA
- a CDS encoding dienelactone hydrolase family protein, with product MRPAAVQSATIQYPGQNGTPINAYLSHPEKPGRYPGVIVIMEAFGLNDHIKDVARRFAAEGYVALAPDMYTREGAPDPSNINDVIRVMFSVSDSQAMADLDGGAVYLKGRADSNGKVGAIGFCSGGRYTLMFGCTSRNLNAAVDSAGGFIIQDEHPPQRPVSPIDMVPNLSCPLLGLFGEEDPNPSPAHAERLEAELKKHGKPYEFRMYPNAGHAFFADYRPSYRAAPAQDMWHRVLTFYGKHLSA from the coding sequence ATGAGACCAGCAGCAGTCCAATCGGCAACGATTCAGTATCCCGGCCAGAATGGTACGCCGATCAACGCCTATCTGAGCCATCCCGAGAAGCCGGGACGCTATCCCGGCGTGATCGTCATCATGGAAGCGTTCGGCTTGAACGACCACATTAAAGACGTAGCGCGGCGCTTCGCCGCCGAAGGCTATGTGGCGCTCGCGCCGGATATGTACACGCGCGAAGGCGCGCCGGACCCGAGCAATATCAACGATGTCATTCGGGTGATGTTTTCGGTGTCCGATTCCCAGGCGATGGCGGACTTAGACGGCGGCGCCGTGTATTTGAAGGGACGCGCGGATTCCAACGGCAAGGTCGGAGCGATCGGGTTTTGCTCAGGCGGTCGCTACACCCTGATGTTCGGCTGCACAAGCAGAAATCTCAACGCAGCAGTAGATTCCGCCGGTGGGTTCATCATCCAAGACGAGCACCCGCCGCAGCGTCCGGTGTCACCCATCGACATGGTGCCCAATCTCTCGTGCCCTCTACTCGGACTCTTCGGAGAAGAAGACCCGAACCCCTCTCCCGCCCATGCCGAGCGGCTCGAAGCGGAACTGAAAAAGCACGGCAAGCCCTATGAGTTCCGCATGTACCCCAACGCCGGCCACGCCTTCTTCGCCGATTACCGCCCGAGTTATCGCGCAGCCCCGGCGCAAGACATGTGGCATCGTGTGCTTACGTTCTACGGGAAGCACTTGAGCGCGTAA
- a CDS encoding cupin domain-containing protein codes for MATRDFEAQQLLKAYRKGLISDELFEAQMKEVGGANGGLDVVNVLMHRGDGSKIAAQNLQKTAQSETVAFTIPANFHADRENSHKGDQVIYVIDGKVTARVSGKEQDLKAGDLLMIPAGAPHTLRTGDEPMFGFTIFAPPEA; via the coding sequence ATGGCAACTCGTGATTTCGAAGCCCAACAACTCCTCAAAGCCTACCGTAAGGGTCTGATCTCCGACGAACTGTTCGAGGCGCAGATGAAAGAAGTAGGGGGGGCGAACGGTGGTCTCGATGTGGTGAACGTCTTAATGCATCGCGGTGACGGGTCCAAGATTGCGGCGCAGAACCTGCAGAAAACCGCGCAAAGCGAGACGGTCGCGTTCACCATTCCCGCGAATTTTCACGCCGACCGAGAGAACTCGCATAAAGGCGACCAAGTCATTTATGTCATCGACGGCAAAGTGACGGCGCGGGTCTCGGGTAAAGAGCAAGACCTCAAGGCTGGTGACCTCCTCATGATCCCTGCCGGTGCACCCCACACCTTGCGTACCGGCGACGAGCCCATGTTCGGCTTTACTATCTTCGCCCCACCGGAAGCGTAA
- a CDS encoding alpha/beta fold hydrolase: MRTLRKTNDPVSITYEIQGSGPVVVFLHGIGGNRTNWYGQLDHFGDRFCAVTWDARGYGASDDSSQTLKFSDYADDLRRLLDHLRADRAHIVGLSMGGMIAQDFYNRTPERVATLALVDTSAGFGAASEEERRDFLARRLDPLEKGLTPTDIAPGVVQVLASKYATPAAREQLIASLSALRVEPYKQALHAIVTTDFRSLAPTIAVPTLVLVGEEDIVTPPPASEFLVRNIPGAVLVKIPQAGHLTNIEKPQEFNAALRQFLTQHASRASQVQA, from the coding sequence ATGCGAACGCTACGCAAAACGAATGATCCAGTATCCATTACTTACGAGATACAAGGCAGCGGCCCCGTGGTAGTATTTCTCCACGGCATCGGCGGCAATCGGACTAATTGGTATGGCCAACTCGATCACTTCGGCGATCGATTCTGCGCGGTGACGTGGGACGCGCGCGGCTACGGTGCTAGCGACGATTCGTCGCAAACCCTCAAGTTCAGCGATTATGCGGACGACTTACGGCGACTCCTGGATCACTTGCGTGCCGACCGGGCGCATATCGTCGGTCTCTCAATGGGCGGCATGATCGCACAGGATTTTTACAACCGCACGCCGGAGCGGGTGGCGACATTGGCGCTGGTGGACACCTCGGCCGGCTTTGGTGCGGCGTCGGAAGAAGAGAGACGTGATTTCCTGGCACGTCGTCTCGATCCGTTGGAGAAAGGACTCACGCCCACAGATATCGCGCCGGGTGTTGTCCAGGTGTTGGCGTCGAAATACGCCACCCCGGCGGCACGCGAGCAACTCATCGCTTCGTTGTCGGCGCTCCGGGTCGAGCCGTATAAACAAGCGTTGCATGCGATCGTGACTACGGATTTTCGTTCGCTAGCACCCACTATCGCCGTTCCTACGTTGGTGCTGGTCGGAGAAGAAGACATCGTCACACCGCCGCCGGCGTCCGAATTCCTGGTGCGCAACATTCCTGGGGCAGTGTTAGTGAAGATCCCGCAAGCCGGCCATTTGACCAACATCGAGAAACCGCAGGAGTTTAATGCCGCGCTCCGTCAGTTCCTCACTCAACACGCGTCGCGTGCATCGCAGGTCCAGGCTTGA
- the argS gene encoding arginine--tRNA ligase — MATIEQLLEEKTAQAIAAVTGTAAPALVQPTANPQFGDYQANGVMAAAKARKMNPRELAQQVLAQFDPAAIPATWDIAGPGFINFRLDPVWLGRTIAAIAADERLGIDTVEQADTIVVDFSAPNIAKTMHVGHIRSTIIGDALSRVLRFLGHRVITDNHVGDWGTQFGMMIVGYRTLLDREAFARDPLAEMERIYKAVQAQAKADPAVAARSREELAKLQKGDPENTALWQEFMAVSRQAFEQVYARLQVQFDHWLGESFYNSMLPAVVQALQAKGLARLSEGAICVFYEDDQELSGTPFIVQKQDGAFLYATTDLATIQHRVETFHADRIIYVVDSRQQLHFKQLFAVARRWGYAPKLEHVGFGTILGEDGRPIKTREGEPIKLVALLDEAEERARAIARDKNPSVSEDELAGIAHVVGIGAVKYADLMQNRMADYRFSWDKMLALEGNTAPYLQYVYARIRSIFRRGELEHWQPTPGMEVHLRAPEELDLAKQMIRFGDILLEVERTYKPNILAGYLYDLATKFNLFYQAHSVLKAEEDARPTRLLLCDLTARYIRKGLELLGIETLEAM; from the coding sequence ATGGCAACGATCGAACAACTCCTGGAAGAAAAAACTGCGCAGGCGATCGCCGCTGTCACCGGCACGGCAGCGCCCGCACTCGTCCAACCGACCGCGAATCCCCAGTTTGGCGACTACCAAGCCAATGGCGTGATGGCGGCAGCCAAAGCCCGCAAAATGAATCCGCGCGAACTCGCGCAGCAAGTCCTGGCCCAGTTCGATCCCGCCGCAATTCCCGCTACTTGGGACATCGCCGGTCCCGGGTTCATCAATTTCCGCCTCGACCCGGTCTGGCTCGGACGCACGATTGCCGCCATTGCCGCCGACGAACGTCTCGGCATCGACACTGTCGAGCAAGCCGACACCATTGTGGTCGATTTCAGCGCACCGAACATCGCCAAGACCATGCATGTCGGTCATATTCGTTCGACTATCATCGGCGATGCCCTCTCGCGGGTGCTGCGCTTTCTCGGTCATCGCGTCATCACCGACAATCATGTCGGCGATTGGGGGACGCAGTTTGGCATGATGATCGTAGGCTATCGGACTCTCCTCGACCGCGAGGCGTTCGCGCGCGACCCGCTGGCGGAAATGGAGCGCATCTACAAAGCCGTGCAAGCGCAAGCCAAGGCCGATCCCGCCGTCGCGGCACGTTCGCGCGAGGAACTCGCCAAGCTCCAAAAAGGCGATCCAGAGAATACCGCCTTGTGGCAAGAGTTCATGGCCGTGTCGCGCCAGGCGTTCGAGCAGGTCTATGCGCGTCTCCAGGTGCAGTTCGATCACTGGCTGGGTGAGAGTTTTTATAACTCGATGCTGCCAGCGGTTGTGCAGGCGCTGCAAGCGAAAGGGCTGGCGCGGCTCAGCGAAGGCGCCATCTGCGTCTTTTACGAGGACGACCAAGAACTGAGCGGCACGCCGTTTATCGTGCAGAAGCAGGACGGCGCGTTTCTCTATGCCACCACGGACTTAGCGACGATTCAGCATCGTGTCGAAACATTCCACGCGGATCGCATCATTTACGTCGTAGACAGTCGCCAACAGCTCCATTTCAAGCAACTCTTCGCCGTCGCACGCCGCTGGGGCTATGCGCCGAAGTTGGAGCATGTCGGGTTCGGCACCATTCTTGGCGAGGACGGCCGGCCGATCAAAACCCGCGAGGGCGAGCCCATCAAACTCGTCGCGCTTTTAGATGAAGCCGAAGAACGCGCACGCGCCATCGCTCGCGATAAGAATCCGAGTGTGTCGGAAGACGAATTGGCCGGCATTGCCCATGTGGTCGGCATCGGCGCGGTGAAGTACGCCGACCTGATGCAGAATCGCATGGCGGATTATCGCTTCAGTTGGGACAAAATGCTCGCCTTGGAAGGGAACACCGCGCCGTATCTTCAGTATGTCTACGCTCGTATCCGCTCGATCTTCCGTCGTGGAGAGTTAGAGCACTGGCAGCCGACTCCTGGGATGGAAGTGCATTTACGAGCACCGGAAGAGCTGGACTTGGCGAAACAGATGATTCGTTTCGGCGATATCCTCCTCGAAGTCGAGCGCACCTACAAGCCCAACATCCTCGCCGGCTACCTGTACGATTTGGCGACGAAATTCAACCTTTTCTATCAGGCGCACTCGGTCTTGAAAGCCGAGGAGGACGCGCGCCCGACTCGCCTCTTGCTCTGCGACCTCACAGCACGCTACATCCGTAAGGGTTTGGAGCTGTTGGGGATCGAGACGTTGGAAGCGATGTAG
- the dprA gene encoding DNA-protecting protein DprA, with the protein MDAQIPLHTQAKDWRYWIALRMVRGVGNVTFRELLARFDSPQAVLSASVAALVAAGVHVEVARAIASFDQWEEADAEVQKIAKHGVRLITRKESEYPENLTHLHDPPPFLYVRGSLVPEDRLAIAIVGSRFAGAYGRGVARDLACGLAEKGITVVSGLARGVDAEAHRAALDAKGRTIAVLGSGLDVIYPSEHRPLAAAIPPQGAVLSEFPLGSKPDAMHFPYRNRVISGLTLGTVVVEAAENSGSLITARFALEQNREVFAVPGAITSGRSKGPHKLIKDGAKLVENVEDILQEIAPALMPTAASRAPTPALAPHEALLVDLFDQEPLHVDTLIAGSGLTPARVLEVLLGLELQGLVTQLPGTHFALSGDRRGRGRK; encoded by the coding sequence ATGGACGCTCAGATACCATTGCACACTCAGGCCAAAGACTGGCGTTACTGGATCGCGCTACGTATGGTCCGCGGCGTCGGCAACGTTACGTTTCGCGAATTACTGGCCCGGTTCGACTCACCGCAAGCGGTGCTGAGCGCTTCTGTCGCAGCACTGGTTGCGGCTGGCGTTCATGTCGAGGTGGCGCGCGCCATCGCTTCGTTCGATCAGTGGGAAGAAGCGGACGCTGAAGTCCAGAAGATCGCGAAGCATGGGGTGCGTTTGATCACCCGCAAAGAATCCGAGTATCCGGAGAACTTGACCCACTTGCATGACCCCCCGCCCTTTCTATACGTTCGCGGGTCACTTGTCCCCGAGGATCGCCTCGCGATTGCCATTGTCGGTTCTCGGTTTGCCGGTGCGTACGGTCGAGGGGTGGCCCGAGACCTCGCGTGCGGGTTGGCGGAAAAAGGGATCACCGTGGTCAGCGGCCTCGCCCGTGGTGTCGATGCGGAGGCGCATCGCGCGGCACTCGATGCCAAGGGAAGAACGATCGCCGTGCTAGGGTCTGGTCTCGACGTCATTTATCCTAGCGAACATCGACCCTTGGCTGCGGCCATTCCACCGCAAGGGGCCGTGCTGTCGGAGTTTCCCCTGGGCAGTAAACCGGACGCCATGCACTTTCCTTATCGCAATCGCGTGATTAGCGGTTTGACATTGGGAACGGTGGTGGTCGAAGCGGCGGAAAACAGCGGATCGCTGATTACCGCGCGTTTCGCGCTCGAACAGAACCGGGAAGTGTTTGCCGTGCCGGGCGCGATTACCTCCGGGCGCAGCAAAGGTCCGCATAAGTTGATCAAAGACGGAGCGAAGCTCGTGGAGAATGTCGAAGATATTTTGCAAGAAATTGCGCCAGCCCTGATGCCGACGGCGGCGTCTCGCGCTCCAACGCCCGCGCTGGCACCGCACGAAGCGTTGCTAGTTGATTTATTCGATCAAGAACCGTTACATGTCGATACGCTGATTGCAGGGAGTGGCTTGACTCCGGCCCGTGTGCTGGAAGTATTATTGGGCCTGGAATTGCAAGGACTTGTCACCCAACTCCCAGGAACGCATTTCGCGCTGAGCGGTGACAGAAGAGGACGTGGTAGGAAGTAG